Within the Planctomycetota bacterium genome, the region ACTGAAATGATTCTCTTGGTTTACTGCCTGGTTATTTATTCATTAAATTATATAGCTTATCGGCCAGTTCTTTATTCAGGCTTTTAAGGATATTATATTCCGCTAATGCTTTATCGCGGTTACCTGACAACAAATAAGCAATTCCAAGATTATTGTGCGCCTCGATATAATCGGGCTTGAGACGTATGGCTTCTTTATATGATTCTATTGCCTTAGGATAATCCCTGCTCTGTTGAATAATTTTTATAAGTTTCTTCTTTCGGTTTATTAGCTGTTTTACCTCTACGCTATGGCTTTTTCTTTCCGATAACCTCTGCTAACAAACTTAAACAGATTCATTATGTTACCCTTAAACCTTAAC harbors:
- a CDS encoding tetratricopeptide repeat protein, producing the protein MNRKKKLIKIIQQSRDYPKAIESYKEAIRLKPDYIEAHNNLGIAYLLSGNRDKALAEYNILKSLNKELADKLYNLMNK